ACTCTGTCTAAAGATTGAGCAGTCAATTCCTGGCTTGCATTGAGGTTTTTTGGGATAATTCCCGAGCAATTTGATAGGGAATATGGTAAAGTTGAGTGGAATGGTCGGGTATTACCCGCCCGACTGTTAGCTGTCCATAACAATCCATTACCAAGGTGACATATGAGACTTACAACCAAAGGTCGTTTTGCAGTAACCGCAATGATTGATTTAGCCCTGCGTGAAACGCATGGCCCCGTAACTTTGGCCGGAATTAGCCAAAGACAAAAGATTTCCCTTTCTTACCTCGAGCAATTGTTCGGCAAATTACGCCGTTTCAATATCGTGGAGAGCACACGTGGTCCTGGTGGTGGTTACACCTTGGCACGTCCGTCCTCTGAGGTGAGTGTGGCTGACATTATTGTTGCTGTTGATGAACCTCTCGATGCAACCCAATGTGGTGGCAAAGGTAACTGTCATACCGACGAAGAAAATCATGGCCGTTGTATGACGCATGATCTCTGGAGCAATCTCAATTCCAAAATGGTTGAGTACCTGAGTTCGGTGAGCTTAAAAGATTTAGTTCATCAGCAAGAAGGGCGCGGCATTGTGATTCAAGATATGCGTCAAAAGAAAATTAAAGTTGAAAGCTCTAAAGCAGATAAGCCTGCTACAGCACTTGCAGCTAAAAAAGAAGTAGCGCCTAAAGCGCCATTAGTGAATTCCGTATTCAATTTGGCGCGCCAAAGTTAATAACGTATTACCTACCGATAAATAAACCATGAACGCACCACAAGACCTTCCGAAACAACCGGTTCCTATGTTTAGCCCTAAGCACTTTCCGGTGTATATGGACTATTCAGCTACAACGCCGATTGATCCGCGTGTGGTCGACAAAATGTTGCCTTATTTGCGCGAGCAGTTTGGTAATGCTGCTTCCCGTAGTCATGCTTATGGCTGGGCTGCAGAAGAAGCTGTTGAGTGGGCGCGTTCAGAGGTTGCTCAGTTGGTGCATGCTGACCCTAGAGAAATTGTCTTTAC
This is a stretch of genomic DNA from Polynucleobacter sp. JS-JIR-II-b4. It encodes these proteins:
- a CDS encoding Fe-S cluster assembly transcription factor → MRLTTKGRFAVTAMIDLALRETHGPVTLAGISQRQKISLSYLEQLFGKLRRFNIVESTRGPGGGYTLARPSSEVSVADIIVAVDEPLDATQCGGKGNCHTDEENHGRCMTHDLWSNLNSKMVEYLSSVSLKDLVHQQEGRGIVIQDMRQKKIKVESSKADKPATALAAKKEVAPKAPLVNSVFNLARQS